A stretch of DNA from Gambusia affinis linkage group LG24, SWU_Gaff_1.0, whole genome shotgun sequence:
CGGCTCCGCGGCCAGGTTCCAGCCGGTCCTCACCTGTTGCAGCCTCTGGCTGCGCTGCGGCGCTTTGGAAACCTTTACGCACCGAGAggctctccggtcctcgctgTTGGTCTCCACAGGTTTCCACTGGTCTCTCAAATCCTTACTGGTCCCCGCTGCTCCCCCTCGGGGCGCCATGAGTTCCCCCACGGCTCCTCCAGCCTGACGGCTCAGCGGGGCGCCGGGCGGAGCCGAAGCCGCCTCTCCGGCGGGATGCGGCTCCCCGCGCTACTGGCCTGCCTGGCGGGCTGcgcgctgctgctgccgccggcCGGCCTGGCCTGCGGGCCGGGGAAGGGCCACGGCCGGCGGCGGGGCCCCCGGAAGCTGGTTCCGCTGGTCCTGAAGCAGTTCAGCCCCAACGTGGCGGAGCAGACGCTGGGCGCCAGCGGCAAGGCGGAGGGGAAGATCAGCCGCGGCTCGGAGCGCTTCAAGGAGCTGAGCCCCAACTACAACCCGGACATCATCTTCAAGGACGAGGAGAACACCGGGGCGGACCGCCTCATGACGCAGGTTCGGCCTAGTCCAAGTCCACAGACATTCGGCAGCTCGTGCGTAACAGAGCGTGTCTGGGGGTGTGGTGGTCTGCGCAggcgcagcagcagcttgttcaGGTGGATCACCTGGTCACGTGCGTGCCCTTTCGCGGTTTTTATGACGTCAGCATTGATGTGGGATTTATTGGGCTGCCACTAAACCCTTAATAATATCAACTTCCGGTGCCGCGGCCGGATGTCAACAGAGGCTACAGCTGTAGATCAAAGACTGAACCGATTGATCcgatatatatattgatatcgATATCGCCCCATGGATTTATCGATGAGATAATAGAGGTTTATCTGAGTTTAGATCAAATTCATCGGTCAGATTGATGAGTGCAGACTGAACCCGGGTCTCCGTTCGTCCCACTGCTCCGGCCCGGCCTTCATTGTGGCCCCTCTGAGGCTCCATACTTTAGCTGATCCATTCCTGGGCGCCACgctgtaaaaaatgtttggttatatttacaacgaaaatgaaaaactttctgttaaatttgtttcatttctggtCCTGTTGGACGAAGCGCGTCTCctgcaatttatttaaacattttatataaaaatgtgactCTGGGTGACGCAGCAGCTCCTTATCTGAGCGTGTTTCCCCGTCCCaacccttaacctttcacctctACCTTGTTAGCACCTGGCTAACGGCTCCgtctctctgctctgcagcgCTGCAAGGACAAGCTGAACTCTCTGGCCATCTCGGTGATCAACCACTGGCCCGGGGTCCGGCTGCGGGTCACCGAGGGCTGGGATGAGGACGGCCACCACTCGTCCAGCTCGCTGCACTACGAGGGCCGGGCCGTGGACGTCACCACGTCCGACCGCGACCGCCACAAGTACGCCATGCTGGCGCGGCTGGCGGTGGAGGCCGGCTTCGACTGGGTCCACTACGAGTCCCGGGCACACGTCCACTGCAGCGTCAAGTCAGGTGGGCCACCGCCGCGACCCCGCTGTGACCCCCGTCACCCTGCCATGACCCTGCTGTGACCTTTGTTTTAAGCTCCCTTGGTTCTGCTCTGTTGTCATGGAGGTTTGGAATCGTCTCCTTGTTTCACCCAACCAACATGATCAGGTTCCTGTTTATCGTTATTATTATGTTACATTTAGGACACAACAAATCAATAACATCAATCACTACAGATCAATATCTACAGATAAACAGCTGGTTTCAcccacagcattctgggagatgtaggcagaggaaaggattAGCTGCTTAGCTTCTAAGCCAAGCTAAACAAGCTAAGCTAGCTGAATAGCATCAGCTAACTCGCTCACtgtttggttgcctagcaacaacatgCTGAGTAAGTGGCAGGTTTCTCTGCTGAGTTCAGACATTCAGAACAAATAGCTGCTGATTACTAGcaataattaatcatttttgatATTGATCGATGTGACCCGCTGTCGGCTGACCTGGTTTCTGAAAGAGACGTTCTGGGAAACATGAGGGAGGTTCTGGGTGGAGGATGGACCGGTTTTGTTGGGTCGGTTCTGTGGAAACAAATCAGGTTAATCTTTAGGTTTTCACTGAGAAACTGTGTTTCAGGAAGTAATCCCCTCCAGCAGGAAGTAATCCCCTCCAGCAGGAAGTAATCCCCTCCAGCAGGAAGTAATCCCTCCAGCAGGAAGTAATCCCCTCCAGCAGGAAGTAATCCCCTCCAGCAGGAAGTAATCCCCTCCAGCAGGAAGTAATCCCCTCCAGCAGGAAGTAATCCCCTCCAGCAGGAAGTAATCCCCTCCAGCAGGAAGTAATCCCTCCTCCCAGTCCCGGTTCCTCTTCCTCATTCTCTTCTGGTTAACAGAATTATTTCAGTCCCGTTGCAACATTTACATACACTCAGATtctgactttgactaggccactgtGTGGTCTATTCTGTTGAGTCGGTTTGGGTCGGTGCGAGACCTGGACACTGATCCATAACtaatattgattattgatcCTGTTTCTTTCCAGAAACTGAATTCAAACTGAAACAGTTAACAGGCTAAGCTAGTTCCTGGTTTGAATGTTAACCTCAAaccttcatcatcatcgtcatggTTGCTTGGTGACACTCAGAGCCTAAAGTCTAACTGTCCGTTCAGGAAACGTAAAGTCAGCCAGTTGTTCCTCTGATGGTAACAGACAtgtccttctcctcctcttcctcctgtttctcccCCAGAGCGGCTGGCGAGGGCCCAGTCCCTGACCTGATCACAAGGAAACTATCAAGTTGGtatctttcattttccttctgttttccttttaaaacacaGTCAGTGAGTTCATGAGCTGACCACCAGAGGGCGACAAAGCAGCACTGATTTAGAGCAGGAGAAGAAACCTGAAGATGTCTGGATAAATCTGAACCTGGAGGCTCAGATAAACCTGCATACATGCTGTGCTAACgacaataatgataataaactCTGGCTGCTTAATTTAGCTTTTgctaattttgcatttttcctggtttctggtttctgggtctggttctggactgGACCACACCAGTCTGGATCAGACCATGTTGTTCTTTGGATTTAGCTGAGCCGATGTCACCTGAAGGCAGCAGTGAGATGTCCAGGGCCTTACGAGAACAGTTGCTTCCAGAAGCACAAACACCTCCAAATTGCACCTGTAGGCTCGGCCGTGCTGGTTGCTAGGAGACCAGAGGCAGTTTGAAGGCTAAAGTCCATGACTCTGTCGGCCATGACAGGTTTCCTCTGTGCCAAGTTCAAAACAAGCAGCAAGACAATGCGTTCACTGGCCACTGGTTCATGCAGTGGTGCATCATGGTTGTTGGGTCAGACGGGTCGTCCCTCCCTCATCATGAGACAACAAAGTTTgagttgccatggagaccaTACGATGGAAGTTCTGGTTTAATCTGGATCATGGATCCACTTTGCTTTGAACAAACCGATGGATCTGAACTGTTTCAGCTGGGTTAGCATTAGCtgggttagcattagcttcagattaatctttttactttttgctgaaCGATTTCATGTTATTTCTGAAGTTCaggtgaaaatgagaaaatcagCAACAGATAATCAGCCAATATTACCGATATTTCCTGATTTGGATCATAaacatcatttcctgttttcataaCAGCGTTTCCTGTTCTGGTTGTAAAATCTCCACTTGGAGGAAATGgagacatttataaatatttatagatcAGTTATTGGATCCAGTAGGATGATTTCTGTCATACCTGATCAGTTATTGATCAGAATACATCTTGCTCTCACCGTccgtctctgtgtctctgtcagATCAGTCCATGGCGGCCAAGGCAGGCGGCTGTTTCCCTGGCAACGCCTCGGTAATGTTGGAGGGTGGCGCCCGGAGGTCCATGAGCGCGCTGCGGCCCGGGGACCGGGTCCTGGCCTCGGCGAACGGCGGCCTGGTCTTCAGCGAGGTCATGACCTTCCTAGACCGGGACCTGGACAAACCATGGCTCTTTGTCAGCCTGCGGACCGCGGCCGGTCAACGGCTTGCCCTCACTGCCGCCCACCTGCTCTTTGTGTCGGGCAGGAACTGTTCTGAGGGCGCGGCGCCGGCGGCCGGCCAGCTGCGGGCCACCTACGCCAGTGTTGTCCGGCCCGGTCAGTGCGTCCTGGTGGCGGTCAGCGGGGCGGCGCGTCTGTCCCGCATCGTCTGGGTGGGCGTGACCACGAACCGGGGGGCGTTCGCCCCACTGACCCAGCAGGGAACCATCATGGTGGACGGCGTGGCAGCGTCCTGCTATGCGGCGGTGGACAGCCACTGGCTGGCCCACCGGGCCTTTGCCCCGCTCCGCCTGCTGCACTGTTGGACTGGGAGAGCTGGGTGCTATGGCAACGGCCTGCACTGGTACTCACGGATCTTACTCTGGCTGGGTCGGACGGTTCTGGACCCAGGGCGCCTCCATCCACTGGGCGTCGCTCAGGGCGACATGTGAGAGAGACCGGCATGGGATCAAGATGGACTTCCTGCTGGACtggcagcaaacaggaagtacaaggaacaaacaggaagtattGTCAACAAACAGAAAGTACCAGCAGTAAACAGGAAGTACCtggaacaaacaggaagtatcAGAAGCAAACAGGAAATACCGGCAACAATCAGGAAGTATCAgccaaaaaaaacaggaagtaccagcagcaaacaggaagaaccaggaacaaacaggaagtatcagcagcaaacaggaagtaccAGCAGTAAACAGGAAGAACCaggaacaaacaggaagtactatgaacaaacaggaagtattagcagcaaacaggaagtactATGAACAAACAGGAGCAGCAGACATTAAACGCACCATGAAGCACAAATCCAGATGTAACCATCGTCCTGACCAGATTGTCTCCATAAGTTTGTTACGATAAATCGTCCCAGGAATTATTGCAATTAaagataatattgttgctttcaGATCATTAAACGGCATCATAACGCATGTTCACCCTCTAAAGGACTAAAACTGTAATATTGTAAAGAAGGGTTAACTCTGGaactaaaaaatattctgaacataggaataaaaaccacaaacaactgaaaccagaaataaaattaattattattcatCAGAATAGAAATGAtggagttcatttaaatttatcagGCAATTTATTATGACACGCTGTCATGCAATTAGTCGGAGGCTTTTTGAGTCTGTGTTACAACGCGTagcacagactgctacaggagcgACCCGCCAGGAGAAACCAGTTCCAacgtttcattttcttctgggATCCACAAAGTTTATGAattaagaaataattcaatatttcaacataagaattatttctgtttgtgtttattgtgtAAATTAGCTGAACCAGCATTAGCTGGTATAACCCTGGCCACCAGGTGGCGGCAAAATGCTTCAATTGTCCCGTTTTAATCCACATTAAGAGACTTTATTTTAACCCACACAGGGTTCAGAACGTCAAACATCACAGATTAACTCCAGATTAACTCCCTGGTTCATTTAAATTAAGTCCTAATTTGACCTGAACAGAATATTTCATCTTGATAAAATCTAATTGTTTTTCATAACTGAAGCAGATTTGGAGTCATCAAAggaatatttaaagtaaattttactaGGAATAAACCAACAATGTGATAAAAGATTCATtaagttcagtttttataatttctcattttcattcattgtaTCAGAACTTAAATTGGtgtcaagaaaataaacagaatatattaattattaaagctgatttataaaatatacaaCTTAATAAATTCAGAAGGATTTCGATTcatgtttgtaaatatttacctGATGTAAAAACGTTTACTTTAGAATCCCTTCATGTATTATTATGAAAAtgcaaagatttctttttttgagatTAAATTGTGAgttgtgttgttgtgtttctaAATCTGTAGAAACAGAACCAGTAGAAGCTACCAGGCTCGCTAtcgttagcattagcaaagcAGCTAAGCTACGCAGGCTCTCCATCAGCTCCTACTTAGAGTGAAACTCATCATGTCTGCTTATAGATCAGACCCCCTGCCGACCCGCAGCGGCCCAGAATGCAACAGGTGTCGGCTAATAATAAAGACAGCCTGCGCCTTTAAGAGGCTGATGGCTCAGGCTAATATCTGCTGAACTTTGAGGTGATTAAGGAGGAGAGTTTGGAACCTgctgcctctctctcttttacacacccacacacacccacacacacacacacacacacccacacacacacccaggtcGGATTAAATTACGCCCTGCGCCTTTAAGAAGCAGTCAGGAGGATTAGAGTTTCTATCAGAGTCGCGCACCGCAGTGCTTTCGCCACAGCGAGCAGCGCCGTCGTCTGCTGGTTCTCCTGCgtgggtcgggtcgggtcgggtcgggtccaCTCCACGCTGCGACATGGCCGAGCTGGGGAAGGGCGTGACGGCCGGGAAGCTGGCCCTGAACGTCCAGAAGAGGCTGAACCGGGCCCAGGAGAAGGTAGGAGGCGACCCGGGGTCAGGGAGACACTGGATCCCCGGTCCGGTCCAGTTTGGTCAGACTGCAGCTGGGTCTGAGGCGGAAccgaaaccagaaccagaaccagaaccagggtcCATGATGGGAACATTCTGGGTTCAtctaagattaaaatgaaatgtt
This window harbors:
- the LOC122826957 gene encoding indian hedgehog B protein-like is translated as MRLPALLACLAGCALLLPPAGLACGPGKGHGRRRGPRKLVPLVLKQFSPNVAEQTLGASGKAEGKISRGSERFKELSPNYNPDIIFKDEENTGADRLMTQRCKDKLNSLAISVINHWPGVRLRVTEGWDEDGHHSSSSLHYEGRAVDVTTSDRDRHKYAMLARLAVEAGFDWVHYESRAHVHCSVKSDQSMAAKAGGCFPGNASVMLEGGARRSMSALRPGDRVLASANGGLVFSEVMTFLDRDLDKPWLFVSLRTAAGQRLALTAAHLLFVSGRNCSEGAAPAAGQLRATYASVVRPGQCVLVAVSGAARLSRIVWVGVTTNRGAFAPLTQQGTIMVDGVAASCYAAVDSHWLAHRAFAPLRLLHCWTGRAGCYGNGLHWYSRILLWLGRTVLDPGRLHPLGVAQGDM